ATGGTCAAGGAATGAATAACGagcgtttttctttttaaaatatacaattgaacaataaaattgaatgtcaaatataaatagaaatcttctttatcgatggcttgaaaatgaaattcttcttgatcgacgatgactctgatgatcaccacatCTGGGCGACTGGTCGCTAcattttggaccgaattcgacaaaaattgattttctggctttattaggcatcaaaacgcatcaaaccctaatagaaatttgtttctaaatgcctcaggaaccatagtACGTCGagaaagtgccgaaatattcattttttcattttccttatatgcgtgttcggaccctcactttttaggatcagttttttcggtgattattcgttcgtggcaagtccgattaaaattttgtttttctatgtccatctggatgtacatacgcatgtgcatgcaaaatttgacgagaattggttgagtggtgcaaaagaaaaacgcggacaaagaagttgcaaagtcaagtataagagcttcgctcgctcgctcaaaaattccaaaagtaaaaaataattatcgtaatatattgagaaaaaataaaaaaatgaactatttgtttaaaataaaagtcaCGCAGAATTgaaattaacttttatttaattattatattattaaaagtataagaagaataaagataataataacaattataaacatatattaatataataaaaacagaTAAAAGTATAAACCTCTGCAAGTtagataacaaaaataattcatgTATTGTAGGAATTAATATcctgattaaaaattattaaataaaaaatgttatatttaatttggcatttcaatatttcaaaatcattTTATGCAGACACAGGCCAATGGGATTTAATAAGCTGTGCAAGATTTTCTACCATCAAATTTCTATCATAAGACCAATACCAGATAATGCGATTTTCAAATGACTGAATGAAGTTTTCTTTTATTGCAATTAATCTATGTGGGGCAGACTTATTTTCTTCTACtttagaattacaaaaattatttttcaagaaaattacaCTACGTAATACAAAATAGAGTTTATTGTTGTCAAAGCTGTTGCAATCTAAAGATGCTGTTTGAAATTCATATACCATCTCCATTCGATTGTTAATTCTACATGGTTTAACTTGCAATGTTTCACGAATGTTTGGACCTATTGGAAGTAATTCCTTAATACGCACACGAGCATATCTACTTCCATTTGGTTTCCATAAAGCTTCACAAAATTGTTTTATGAGTTCATACCTATTAAAAGTTGTATATCGTATAAAAAGGaattaattttaagattaaatttataatattcatttaattacCTGTCTTTCAAACATTTATGACCAATATTTTCACCTCCCAAAATGACAGCATCTATAATATGTAATGCTAGTACTTGCTGCTGATATTCCTTTGTTATTTCTTGTACTATTTCAGCATATACAAGTGTATCTGGTGGTAATTCTACATTGATATGATCAACTTCTATCCAAATGCCATCTActaaataatatacattatttcTTCCCATGCCCATGTAAAATGTGGGCACTGCCATTGCTTTAGTGGAAATCCCAGTACTACAGGGCACACAGAACCAATCACATGGTTCATTTAATATTGTATCTTGAATATTTTCTGTTGTTAATCTTTTTGCTGGAACTGATGTAAGTTTAGTATCATATCCAAGAAGGGACAATTTATTTGTAGGCTTTATAAACGTTCTTATATATGTTCTTCTATTGTGATCAGGTAGTTCCCAATATTTCAAACACTCCTTACGTACAAAATCTTGTTTTGGTTCAACAAAAGAAGGGTTTCTATAAAATGCAGCTAGTTTACGTAAAGCTATTATTTGTTTTCTTcctattaaattattagatgCACAAAGGTACTCTACAAAATGTTTGTCATTCTCTAATTCTTCAGGCGATACCAACTGTAAAACATCAACATCATTGTTATTTTTCTCTTGCAAAAGCAAATTATTAACATGTTCAAGATATTTTATAACATCATGTACTCTAGGCCGTTTACTTTTACATATCAAAAATCGCTCTGAATTTGCTGGTCGAGAAGAATTTggttttaaaatacaaatttcttcaAAGCAAAGATACATTAGATATGTTAAGCCTGCACTAAAAGGTGTAAAAAGGTCAAATATGTTTGTGACAAAATGTCCTCCCTCTCTTACAACCATCAAAGCTACTAgacactgacagagatataTTTGTTTTAGAAAAATCTCTTGTAAACTTTTTTGACCCTCTTCAATTTCAAATGCACCATCAGACATCATGAAATGTACTCCCTTACCATGGGTATGAGTCATTATAAGATTTCTGAAAGCTTTTTGATTACTGGGATCAAAAATATCACCATCACCTTTTGGTCCATAATATGGATGAAATGTTTCGCAAGGACCagcttgaaatttatttaattcaaagtcatctatattttttaaagtaagACCAAATCCTTTTGCATGCCATTTCTTTCTCCACAGAACGTATTCACTGAAACCACCTGGGCCAGCACATACATCTGCAAAATATAGCAACTCATTGTTCTTCAAACCTGCAGGTTTGGTAAACATAAAGTTACATGCTTTATCCATATTTGCCATTTTAACAGCAGAACGATTTAAAAAGAATGCATTGCGGATTGTTTCAAAAGTATTACAGCGTGTCCATACATGACATATGTCATCATGTATTTTGTACAATGttgattttaaatgtaaaatatttctaagcATATTCTCATCACAAAATTGAGTTTCGTCTTCTATAACAAGCTTTTTAGGTCCCTTCTGCAGCCAAAGCATCATACTGTTTAATGATGGCAAAGAATTATTTGGGCTTTTGATCCATTTCATAtcttgttcaatttttatttcttcttctatAGAATCCCATTTCCTTGCTACAGCTTCAAGTTCTGGAATTTGTAGTGGCACATATTGCACTGGTGCATGTCTTGATGGATTCCCTTGTCCATCTCTTGGTCCTGGTGCATGGCTTGGAAAACGATGTCCAGACCTTCTCcaactttgtgaatttttattctATACATCAGAAGTATATTTAGTTTTttgtattacaattattatcttTAAAATCTCTACTTACTCTCCAATTTATCATTTCTAATACTCTAAATACACCTTAATCTGCTGCGTAGTACGTAATATAAACGATTTAAATATGcttttttaaaagttttttcAAGTTGAATTGATCCAGCACTACAGAAaaactaaataatatttaatttaattagtcCTTTCTACAATTCAGACAACTGGCAATTATATTAAATCGTTATCGAAAATGATAAAGTTTTTTGCGTCTTGAATGTATGGGCGGGGAATCCTTCAAACGTCCTCCATTGTTTCATTATCCCCGATAAGTGTATAAGTACTTAATGTATAACGCTTAGCGCTTAACAACTACAAAAATGAAGGTTTCACAgacttttaaaataataataattacttaaGAGAGTGAATATAATGTTCCAATTTATTAATAAGACACTTATAACGAAAAGTAGATGAAATGACATGAAACAAGAGTCTAACAAGatataagaatttcaaattttccgatCATTGTTTTTTGAATTATGGCGCGAGAAAAGAGGACGCGGTATCAGCTCCTACTCCTTCTCGTAGTAGATGGCGCTAGAATCGAAAGAATTGTGATGTGTATTtcaaataaacaatttaatttttatactttttatcttcttttaattatttacaatagttTCATTAActttcaaatacaaattttaaacattacattcaaatttcaaatggtGTAATTAATGGAAAAGTttgacaataaatatttttaaatgttttcgctataaatttttgtctctgattatttattaaaaatatatcatattttacaataaaagaattttgctatgaatttataacaattaattGCAAATTGACTTTCTCTGCAAATATGAAACAGGCGTTGACTTTATGTCTGCAGATTCGAGGACGTCACAAATATATATCTTACTGAAACTAACATAAAAAATTTTGGGAAAGTATGACTACTTTTTTGTTTCTCCCATCTTTAAATTTTGATTGCATCTATGACTatgtttccatcgagggttcaaatcgggtcagagtcgagttagagtcgggttggggtgAGCGCTTTTACGGGGGAAAcaccaaaggtttagttgaattctaccctacaaaattttagggtagcgttcaattgggttcggtggaaacgacaagagtcgagttcgtgttgccaacataacaaatccaaattgcattgtgtatcacgtgctgtattaatcggtgtagaagaggttattattactttttatcggtgatcttgtaatctgagaaataatttttgtatgttattttgatattgtaaaattaatattgctcagctttacatgtcagaatatggtagttgactttgtgcagttggtaatgttcaaccctgccgcaactccaacccgcgactcaaacccgactctaacccgactctgacccgatttgaaccctcgatggaaacttaGTCTATGTATGCATAATCTGTAATTTATCATACATAATACCActacaaatacaaattttgttgcGTCCATTTGCGATTTTTAGGAGGTGTGATGTGAATTGGTGCCCCTGGAATGCTGGCTGCCCTGCTTATCAGTGCGCGTCTGAAAATTAGACTTTAAACTTTTCCATTAATTACaccatttgaaatttgaatgtaatgtttaaaatttgtatttgaaagTTAATGAaactattgtaaataattaaaagaagataaaaagtataaaaattaaattgtttatttaaaatacacaTCACAATTCTTTCGATTCTAGCGCCATCTACTACGAGAGGGAGTACGCGTCCTCTTTTCTGGCGCCATAATTAAAAAAACAATGatcggaaaatttgaaattcttatatCTTGTTAGGCTCTTGTTTCATGTCGTTTCATCTACTTTTCGTTATAAGTGTCTTATTAATAAATTGGAACATTATATTCACTCTCttaagtaattattattattttaaaagtcTGTGAAACCTTCATTTTTGTAGTTGTTAAGCGCTAAGCGTTATACATTAAGTACTTATACACTTATCGGGGATAATGAAACAATGGAGGACGTTTGAAGGATTCCCCGCCCATACATTCAAGACGCAAAAAACTTTATCATTTTCGATAACGATTTAATATAATTGCCAGTTGTCTGAATTGTAGAAAgaactaattaaattaaatattatttagtttTTCTGTAGTGCTGGATCAATTCAACTTgaaaaaacttttaaaaaagCATATTTAAATCGTTTATATTACGTACTACGCAGCAGATTAAGGTGTATTTAGAGTATTAGAAATGATAAATTGGAGAGTAAGTAGAGATTTTAAAGATAATAATTGGAATACAAAAAACTAAATATACTTCTGATGTATagaataaaaattcacaaagttgGAGAAGGTCTGGACATCGTTTTTCAAGCCATGCACCAGGACCAAGAGATGGACAAGGGAATCCATCAAGACATGCACCAGTGCAATATGTGCCACTACAAATTCCAGAACTTGAAGCTGTAGCAAGGAAATGGGATTCTatagaagaagaaataaaaattgaacaagaTATGAAATGGATCAAAAGCCCAAATAATTCTTTGCCATCATTAAACAGTATGATGCTTTGGCTGCAGAAGGGACCTAAAAAGCTTGTTATAGAAGACGAAACTCAATTTTGTGATGAGAATATgcttagaaatattttacatataaaatcaACATTGTACAAAATACATGATGACATACGTCATGTACGGACACGCTGTAATACCTTTGAAACAATCCGCAATGCATTCTTTTTAAATCGTTCTGCTGTTAAAATGGCAAATATGGATAAAGCATGTAACTTTATGTTTACCAAACCTGCAGGTTTGAAGAACAATGAGTTGCTATATTTTGCAGATGTATGTGCTGGCCCAGGTGGTTTCAGTGAATACGTTCTGTGGAGAAAGAAATGGCATGCAAAAGGATTTGGTcttactttaaaaaatatagatgactttgaattaaataaatttcaagctGGTCCTTGCGAAACATTTCATCCATATTATGGACCAAAAGGTGATGGTGATATTTTTGATCCCAGTAATCAAAAAGCTTTCAGAAATCTTATAATGACTCATACCCATGGTAAGGGAGTACATTTCATGATGTCTGATGGTGCATTTGAAATTGAAGAGGGTCAAGAAAGTTTACAAGAGATTTTTCTGAAACAAATATATCTTTGTCAGTGTCTAGTAGCTTTGATGGTTGTAAGAGAGGGAGGACATTTTGTCACAAACATATTTGACCTTTTTACACCTTTTAGTGCAGGCTTAATATATCTAATGTATCTTTGCTTtgaagaaatttgtattttaaaaccAAATTCTTCTCGACCAGCAAATTCAGAGCGATTTTTGATATGTAAAAGTAAACGGCCTAGAGTACATGATGTTATAAAATATCTTGAACATGTTAATAATTTGCTTTTGCAAGAGAAAAATAACAATGATGTTGATGTTTTACAGTTGGTATCGCCTGAAGAATTAGAGAATGACAAACATTTTGTAGAGTACCTTTGTGcatctaataatttaataggAAGAAAACAAATAATAGCTTTACGTAAACTAGCTGCATTTTATAGAAACCCTTCTTTTGTTGAACCAAAACAAGATTTTGTACGTAAGGAGTGTTTGAAATATTGGGAACTACCTGATCACAATAGAAGAACATATATAAGAACGTTTATAAAGCCTACAAATAAATTGTCCCTTCTTGGATATGATACTAAACTTACATCAGTTCCAGCAAAAAGATTAACAACAGAAAATATTCAAGATACAATATTAAATGAACCATGTGATTGGTTCTGTGTGCCCTGTAGTACTGGGATTTCCACTGAAGCAATGGCAGGTCCCACATTTTACATGGGCATGGGAAgaaataatgtatattatttagTAGATGGCATTTGGACAGAAGTTGATGATATCAATGTAGAATTACCACCAGATACACTTGTATATGCTGAAATAGTACAAGAAATAACAAAGGAATATCAAGATCAGCAGCAAGTACTAGCATTACATATTATAGATGCTGTCATTTTGGGAGGTGAAAATATTGGTCATAAATGTTTGAAAGACAGgtaattaaatgaatattataaatttaatcttaaaattaattCCTTTTTATACGATATACAACTTTTAATAGGTATGAACTCATAAAACAATTTTGTGAAGCTTTATGGAAACCAGATGGAAGTAGATATGCTCGTGTGCGTATTAAGGAATTACTTCCAATAGGTCCAAACATTCGTGAAACATTGCAAGTTAAACCATGTAGAATTAACAATCGAATGGAGATGGTATATGAATTTCAAACAGCATCTTTAGATTGCAACAGCTTTGACAACAATAAACCCTATTTTGTATTACGTAGtgtaattttcttgaaaaataatttttgtaattctaaaGTAGAAGAAAATAAGTCTGCCCCGCATAGATTAATTGCAACAAAAGAAAACTTCATTCAGTCATTTGAAAATCGCATTATCTGGTATTGGTCTTATGATAGAAATTTTATGGTAGAAAATCTTGCACAGCTTATTAAATCCCATTGGCCATAacatatatacaaattatttttgttatctaACTTGCAGAGGTTTATACTTTTAtctgtttttattatattaatatatgtttataattgttattattatctttattcttcttatacttttaataatataataattaaataaaagttaatttcAATTCTGCGtgacttttattttaaacaaatagttcatttttttattttttctcaaaatattacgataattattttttacttttggaatttttgagcgagcgagcgaagctcttatacttgactttgcaacttctttgtccgcgtttttcttttgcaccactcaaccaattctcgtcaaattttgcatgcacatgcgtatgtacatccagatggacatagaaaaacaaaattttaatcggacttgccacgaacgaagaatcaccgaaaaaactgatcctaaaaagtgagggtccgaacacgcatataaggaaaatgaaaaaatgaatatttcggcactttctCGACGTAGTAtagttcctgaggcatttagaaacaaatttctattagggtttgatacgttttgatgcctaataaagccagaaaatcaatttttgtcgaattcggtccaaaatgTAGCGACCAGAGTCGCCCAGAAATGTACAGTCGCTCCATCTAGttttagttaggttaagttttccTTATAGTCATTAGTTTGTAAGTTTTGTATATAGTAGTTGGTAAACTTGGTAAAAGACGGTGCGCCCCCAACCTTCTCGAAAGTCGGGAAAAAACAATAGAATAAAACGAACACGCGTCGTGTACAGAGGTGTCGAATAAAAAGTCTTCGGATAATCGTAAAACAGTCTAATTTATTCTCTCCCACTGAGCAAGTACGCCATAAAAACGGTATAGGTAGCGTCATCTAGCGGCGGGCggtggaactacgaaaaactaaaatttcgattttctccgaaactagacaattttacatatttctgagggtcagaaattgttttgTGACCTCTCTACAACCTGTATATTGCCACAAcaacctcctcagagcgctaggaaagaaaattagaaaaaaggtcaaaacatggactaaaaaattggcgtccatctagcggtgaaagttggaactacaaaaatttaaaaatgcgatttcctcgaatattagcgaactttgagtacttgtgAGGCTCAGAAGGTGTTATGTGaccgcattagaagcaaaataaagcaataaaggTTTCCTGAAAGctctaataaagaaaataaaaaaaatgtcattttatggagaaaatttgtgacgccatctagcggcg
Above is a genomic segment from Megachile rotundata isolate GNS110a chromosome 15, iyMegRotu1, whole genome shotgun sequence containing:
- the LOC100878122 gene encoding cap-specific mRNA (nucleoside-2'-O-)-methyltransferase 1-like, with product MINWRNKNSQSWRRSGHRFPSHAPGPRDGQGNPSRHAPVQYVPLQIPELEAVARKWDSIEEEIKIEQDMKWIKSPNNSLPSLNSMMLWLQKGPKKLVIEDETQFCDENMLRNILHLKSTLYKIHDDICHVWTRCNTFETIRNAFFLNRSAVKMANMDKACNFMFTKPAGLKNNELLYFADVCAGPGGFSEYVLWRKKWHAKGFGLTLKNIDDFELNKFQAGPCETFHPYYGPKGDGDIFDPSNQKAFRNLIMTHTHGKGVHFMMSDGAFEIEEGQKSLQEIFLKQIYLCQCLVALMVVREGGHFVTNIFDLFTPFSAGLTYLMYLCFEEICILKPNSSRPANSERFLICKSKRPRVHDVIKYLEHVNNLLLQEKNNNDVDVLQLVSPEELENDKHFVEYLCASNNLIGRKQIIALRKLAAFYRNPSFVEPKQDFVRKECLKYWELPDHNRRTYIRTFIKPTNKLSLLGYDTKLTSVPAKRLTTENIQDTILNEPCDWFCVPCSTGISTKAMAVPTFYMGMGRNNVYYLVDGIWIEVDHINVELPPDTLVYAEIVQEITKEYQQQVLALHIIDAVILGGENIGHKCLKDRYELIKQFCEALWKPNGSRYARVRIKELLPIGPNIRETLQVKPCRINNRMEMVYEFQTASLDCNSFDNNKLYFVLRSVIFLKNNFCNSKVEENKSAPHRLIAIKENFIQSFENRIIWYWSYDRNLMVENLAQLIKSHWPVSA
- the LOC143265942 gene encoding cap-specific mRNA (nucleoside-2'-O-)-methyltransferase 1-like; its protein translation is MINWRNKNSQSWRRSGHRFSSHAPGPRDGQGNPSRHAPVQYVPLQIPELEAVARKWDSIEEEIKIEQDMKWIKSPNNSLPSLNSMMLWLQKGPKKLVIEDETQFCDENMLRNILHIKSTLYKIHDDIRHVRTRCNTFETIRNAFFLNRSAVKMANMDKACNFMFTKPAGLKNNELLYFADVCAGPGGFSEYVLWRKKWHAKGFGLTLKNIDDFELNKFQAGPCETFHPYYGPKGDGDIFDPSNQKAFRNLIMTHTHGKGVHFMMSDGAFEIEEGQESLQEIFLKQIYLCQCLVALMVVREGGHFVTNIFDLFTPFSAGLIYLMYLCFEEICILKPNSSRPANSERFLICKSKRPRVHDVIKYLEHVNNLLLQEKNNNDVDVLQLVSPEELENDKHFVEYLCASNNLIGRKQIIALRKLAAFYRNPSFVEPKQDFVRKECLKYWELPDHNRRTYIRTFIKPTNKLSLLGYDTKLTSVPAKRLTTENIQDTILNEPCDWFCVPCSTGISTEAMAGPTFYMGMGRNNVYYLVDGIWTEVDDINVELPPDTLVYAEIVQEITKEYQDQQQVLALHIIDAVILGGENIGHKCLKDRYELIKQFCEALWKPDGSRYARVRIKELLPIGPNIRETLQVKPCRINNRMEMVYEFQTASLDCNSFDNNKPYFVLRSVIFLKNNFCNSKVEENKSAPHRLIATKENFIQSFENRIIWYWSYDRNFMVENLAQLIKSHWP